One window of the Benincasa hispida cultivar B227 chromosome 3, ASM972705v1, whole genome shotgun sequence genome contains the following:
- the LOC120073523 gene encoding transcription factor HEC3-like, producing MKKKTVPTPSFHLDLDRSAMEDHHIGLHHHHHVPDLESIWPSFLPFQLPDSHDQQLPSSSTHLLIGYSTPSSGTGDDEEEPEEELGAMKEMMYKIAAMQPVDIDPSTIRKPKRRNVRISDDPQSIAARLRRERISEKIRILQRLVPGGTKMDTASMLDEAIRYVKFLKRQIRLLQSSQPPQQPTTSGGAAGAGGGGWPFPFHKANGSTSSSTSMETTPAITPSGWKVCLADSSSWY from the exons ATGAAGAAAAAG acagtcccaACCCCCTCTTTTCATCTCGATCTCGATCGCTCCGCCATGGAAGACCACCATATCGGCCTTCACCATCATCACCACGTCCCTGACCTTGAGTCTATTTGGCCATCGTTTTTGCCTTTCCAACTTCCCGACTCTCACGATCAACAACTCCCCTCCTCCTCCACCCATTTATTGATAGGCTACa GTACTCCGAGTTCTGGAACAGGTGATGATGAAGAAGAGCCAGAAGAAGAGCTAGGTGCCATGAAGGAAATGATGTATAAGATCGCGGCAATGCAGCCGGTGGACATCGACCCTTCAACCATTCGAAAGCCAAAGCGACGAAACGTTCGGATTAGCGATGACCCGCAAAGCATCGCTGCTCGTCTCCGACGAGAGAGGATTAGTGAGAAGATCAGAATTCTTCAAAGGCTTGTGCCTGGAGGGACAAAGATGGACACAGCTTCAATGCTGGATGAAGCCATTCGCTATGTCAAGTTCTTGAAGAGACAAATCCGGTTGCTGCAGTCAAGTCAGCCACCGCAACAGCCAACCACCAGCGGTGGAGCCGCCGGTGCCGGCGGAGGAGGATGGCCTTTTCCATTCCATAAAGCAAACGGTTCAACCTCCTCATCCACTTCCATGGAGACTACTCCTGCCATTACACCATCAGGATG